The following are encoded in a window of Amycolatopsis lexingtonensis genomic DNA:
- a CDS encoding CAP domain-containing protein, with translation MVMVSLSVLLGVFSAAAGTWMASAEGNTAELGAAALVLPNAPAGSGGGSGTDLAGGKTRPSTPAGPAPTDPAPTTSSAAPTPTETSAAPQPTTSAAPPPTTKAAARVAATATGQVLSLVNDERAKAGCDPLTEESHLTEAAQDYSDQMSAGDFFSHTSPDGTTFDQRIKIAGYSKPGAENIAKGQTSAAQVMDAWMNSEGHRANILNCSLKKLGVGFTKAGNYWVQDFGY, from the coding sequence GTGGTGATGGTGTCACTCAGTGTGCTGCTCGGCGTTTTTTCCGCCGCGGCCGGCACTTGGATGGCCTCCGCGGAAGGAAACACCGCCGAGCTCGGCGCCGCGGCGCTGGTACTGCCGAACGCGCCCGCCGGCTCCGGTGGCGGCAGCGGCACCGACCTCGCCGGTGGCAAGACCCGGCCGAGCACGCCGGCCGGGCCCGCGCCCACCGACCCCGCTCCGACGACGTCCAGCGCGGCGCCCACCCCGACCGAGACCTCCGCGGCCCCGCAGCCGACGACGTCGGCGGCGCCGCCCCCGACCACCAAGGCCGCGGCCCGCGTCGCGGCCACGGCCACCGGCCAGGTCCTCTCGCTGGTCAACGACGAGCGCGCGAAGGCGGGCTGCGACCCGCTGACCGAGGAATCGCACCTGACCGAGGCCGCGCAGGACTACAGCGACCAGATGTCGGCCGGCGACTTCTTCTCGCACACCAGCCCCGACGGCACCACGTTCGACCAGCGCATCAAGATCGCCGGCTACTCGAAGCCGGGCGCGGAGAACATCGCGAAGGGCCAGACGTCCGCGGCCCAGGTCATGGACGCCTGGATGAACTCCGAGGGCCACCGCGCGAACATCCTGAACTGCAGCCTCAAGAAGCTCGGCGTCGGCTTCACCAAGGCGGGCAACTACTGGGTCCAGGACTTCGGGTACTGA
- a CDS encoding YbhB/YbcL family Raf kinase inhibitor-like protein, with translation MPQAPGPYESLPDVPSFTLRSTDVAHGETLATPHLSGIFGAGGEDRSPHLAWEGFPAETKSFAITCYDPDAPTGSGFWHWAVFNVPASVTELASGAGDGSGLPEGAVTLKGDGGVKQFLGAAPPPGHGPHRYYFAVHALDVDKLDVPEDATPAFLGFNMFGHTLARAVLTAVYENKG, from the coding sequence ATGCCGCAAGCACCCGGCCCGTACGAATCCCTGCCCGACGTGCCGTCGTTCACCCTCCGCAGCACCGACGTCGCCCACGGCGAAACCCTGGCCACGCCCCACTTGTCCGGCATCTTCGGCGCCGGCGGCGAGGACCGTTCGCCGCACCTGGCGTGGGAGGGCTTCCCGGCGGAGACGAAGAGCTTCGCGATCACCTGCTACGACCCGGACGCCCCGACCGGCAGCGGCTTCTGGCACTGGGCCGTGTTCAACGTCCCGGCGTCGGTGACGGAGCTGGCGTCCGGCGCCGGCGACGGCTCGGGCCTCCCCGAAGGCGCGGTGACGCTGAAGGGCGACGGCGGGGTCAAGCAGTTCCTCGGCGCCGCACCGCCGCCCGGGCACGGCCCGCACCGGTACTACTTCGCGGTGCACGCGCTCGACGTCGACAAGCTCGACGTGCCGGAGGACGCGACGCCGGCGTTCCTGGGCTTCAACATGTTCGGCCACACCCTGGCGCGCGCGGTCCTCACGGCTGTGTACGAGAACAAGGGCTGA
- a CDS encoding TetR/AcrR family transcriptional regulator has translation MKLQVDGRKARGEKRRAEIIEATLRIIERDGVAGVTHRTVAAEAGVPTTSTTYHFSSLDDLLIATLISCARDMATEVYWMIDRARSRGSRGAEEVAGLLAEALGPRRGRTMAEYELYLLAARKPELRPAARRWLDVLTSMVRHDDEVAFRVFLAGIDGLLIQGLIDDEPPSADELRPVVDYLLKPR, from the coding sequence GTGAAACTGCAGGTCGACGGCCGCAAGGCGCGGGGAGAGAAGCGGCGCGCGGAGATCATCGAGGCCACGCTGCGGATCATCGAGCGCGACGGCGTCGCGGGCGTGACCCACCGGACCGTCGCGGCCGAGGCCGGCGTGCCGACGACGTCCACGACGTACCACTTCTCGTCGCTGGACGACCTGCTGATCGCGACCCTCATCTCGTGCGCCCGCGACATGGCGACCGAGGTCTACTGGATGATCGACCGGGCCCGGTCCCGCGGTTCGCGCGGCGCCGAGGAGGTCGCAGGCCTGCTCGCCGAGGCGCTGGGCCCGCGGCGCGGGCGCACGATGGCCGAGTACGAGCTGTACCTGCTGGCCGCGCGGAAGCCGGAGCTGCGCCCGGCCGCGCGGCGCTGGCTCGACGTGCTGACGTCGATGGTCCGCCACGACGACGAAGTGGCCTTCCGGGTGTTCCTCGCGGGCATCGACGGGCTGCTGATCCAGGGCCTGATCGACGACGAGCCGCCGTCCGCGGACGAGCTGCGTCCCGTCGTGGACTACCTGCTGAAACCGCGTTGA
- a CDS encoding (Fe-S)-binding protein, which produces MGALQLTLGGISVLLGVVAWGMFAATIARFVRVIRLGQPDSTRNGPFMPRMKTLIKEFAAHTRMNRKRSVGPAHWLVMWGFLLGSLALFEAYGEVFVPSWGWPILDDFPPFQLLMELLGLGTIVGILVLMAIRQRNHPRRADRQSRFAGSNFKWAYFIEAVVLIEGIGIIGVRAAKAALGAHETPTWAAFVSNPLGELLPASPNLVTVFAFVKLMSATVWLIVVARTMTMGVAWHRFSAFFNIYFKREADGGVALGALKPMMSGGKVLDLEEADPDEDTFGVGKIEDFSWKGWLDFSTCTECGRCQEQCPAWNTGKPLSPKLVITQLRDHAYAKAPYLLAGGKRDMAGDEVGLSGDNMYAGIDVLAIAESQKALIGDDGGVIDPDVLWSCTSCGACVEQCPVDIEHVDHIVDMRRYQVMIESSFPSELNGMFKNLENKGNPWGQNAKDRLAWTEDLDFEVPVFDGDLGDAEYLFWVGCAGAFEDRAKKTTRAVAELLHMADVKYKVLGSEESCTGDPARRAGNEFLFQMLAQQNVEILNSVFEGRERKARKVVVTCAHCFNTLANEYPELGGQFDVVHHTQLLNRLVREKQLVPVAPVAEDVTYHDPCYLGRHNKVYEAPRELVGATGARLREMPRHGDKSMCCGAGGARMWMEEKIGKRINVERVDEALGTAPSKIATGCPFCKVMLNDGLTARQSDGSASEKVEIVDVAQMLLESVKRKPATKPLPTGAPSLAKE; this is translated from the coding sequence ATGGGCGCTCTGCAACTGACGCTCGGCGGGATCTCGGTCCTGCTCGGCGTCGTCGCCTGGGGAATGTTCGCCGCGACGATCGCGCGCTTCGTGCGCGTCATCCGTCTCGGGCAGCCCGACTCGACGCGCAACGGCCCCTTCATGCCCCGCATGAAGACGCTGATCAAGGAGTTCGCCGCGCACACGCGGATGAACCGCAAGCGCAGCGTCGGGCCGGCGCACTGGCTCGTGATGTGGGGCTTCCTGCTCGGCTCGCTCGCGCTGTTCGAGGCCTACGGCGAGGTCTTCGTCCCGAGCTGGGGCTGGCCGATCCTCGACGACTTCCCGCCGTTCCAGCTGCTCATGGAGCTGCTCGGGCTCGGCACGATCGTCGGCATCCTGGTGCTGATGGCGATCCGCCAGCGCAACCACCCGCGCCGCGCCGACCGCCAGAGCCGCTTCGCCGGCTCCAACTTCAAGTGGGCGTACTTCATCGAGGCCGTCGTCCTGATCGAGGGCATCGGCATCATCGGCGTCCGCGCCGCGAAGGCCGCGCTCGGCGCGCACGAGACGCCGACCTGGGCGGCCTTCGTCTCGAACCCGCTCGGTGAGCTGCTGCCGGCCAGCCCGAACCTGGTCACGGTGTTCGCGTTCGTCAAGCTGATGAGCGCCACGGTCTGGCTGATCGTGGTCGCGCGCACGATGACCATGGGCGTCGCGTGGCACCGCTTCAGCGCGTTCTTCAACATCTACTTCAAGCGCGAGGCCGACGGCGGCGTCGCCCTCGGCGCGCTCAAGCCGATGATGAGCGGCGGCAAGGTCCTCGACCTCGAGGAAGCCGACCCGGACGAGGACACCTTCGGCGTCGGCAAGATCGAGGACTTCAGCTGGAAGGGCTGGCTGGACTTCTCGACGTGCACCGAGTGCGGCCGCTGCCAGGAGCAGTGCCCCGCGTGGAACACGGGCAAGCCGCTGTCGCCGAAGCTGGTCATCACGCAGCTGCGTGACCACGCCTACGCGAAGGCGCCGTACCTGCTGGCCGGCGGCAAGCGCGACATGGCGGGCGACGAGGTCGGCCTGTCCGGCGACAACATGTACGCGGGCATCGACGTCCTCGCGATCGCCGAGTCCCAGAAGGCCCTGATCGGCGACGACGGCGGCGTCATCGACCCCGACGTCCTGTGGTCCTGCACCAGCTGCGGTGCCTGCGTCGAGCAGTGCCCGGTCGACATCGAGCACGTCGACCACATCGTCGACATGCGCCGCTACCAGGTGATGATCGAGTCGTCGTTCCCCAGCGAGCTGAACGGCATGTTCAAGAACCTGGAGAACAAGGGCAACCCGTGGGGCCAGAACGCCAAGGACCGGCTGGCCTGGACCGAGGACCTCGACTTCGAGGTGCCGGTGTTCGACGGCGACCTCGGCGACGCCGAGTACCTGTTCTGGGTCGGCTGCGCCGGCGCGTTCGAGGACCGCGCCAAGAAGACGACGCGCGCGGTCGCCGAGCTGCTGCACATGGCCGACGTGAAGTACAAGGTGCTGGGCTCGGAGGAGTCCTGCACCGGCGACCCGGCCCGCCGCGCGGGCAACGAGTTCCTGTTCCAGATGCTCGCGCAGCAGAACGTCGAGATCCTGAACTCGGTGTTCGAGGGACGTGAGCGGAAGGCGCGCAAGGTCGTCGTGACCTGTGCGCACTGCTTCAACACCCTCGCCAACGAGTACCCGGAGCTGGGCGGCCAGTTCGACGTCGTGCACCACACGCAGCTGCTGAACCGCCTGGTGCGGGAGAAGCAGCTGGTGCCGGTGGCGCCGGTCGCCGAGGACGTCACCTACCACGACCCGTGCTACCTCGGCCGCCACAACAAGGTGTACGAGGCGCCGCGCGAGCTGGTCGGCGCGACCGGGGCGCGGCTGCGCGAGATGCCGCGGCACGGCGACAAGTCGATGTGCTGCGGTGCCGGCGGCGCGCGGATGTGGATGGAAGAGAAGATCGGCAAGCGGATCAACGTCGAGCGCGTCGACGAGGCCCTCGGGACCGCGCCGTCGAAGATCGCCACCGGCTGCCCGTTCTGCAAGGTGATGCTGAACGACGGCCTGACCGCCCGCCAAAGCGACGGCAGCGCGAGCGAGAAGGTCGAGATCGTCGACGTCGCGCAGATGCTGCTCGAGTCGGTCAAGCGCAAGCCGGCGACGAAGCCGCTACCCACCGGAGCGCCTTCGCTCGCAAAAGAGTGA
- a CDS encoding alpha/beta hydrolase, translating into MDVRRILVAVAVVVLVAAVPAVAEASSLSWKPCATQQEATAECASVDVPIDRAQPALGSARLALTRLPALDPAHRIGSLLVNPGGPGGSGVGFVQFGGLASPDLARLRQRFDIVGFDPRGDWFSTPRITCDPSLWDPALNRFPASRSAFDALVAHNRKAGEDCLARTGPLLANADTQSAAEDIETIRVALGEPKISWLGLSYGTELGAVYASKHPDRVRAMVLDGAVDHARPLRQAILEEAAATEDALVRFADWCRGSAECALRGRDVLGFYDDVVARAARGAIWSSDLGGKATADEISAGVYNHLYVRDEWPALGRALAAAGGEFPDAKGLTERNQFRSPIYGAYRAIGCHDFPSPFTGPADMAAMAGLLRVVAPHSWRYSEYWDFTSGCTGWPVPPKNPPQPHPVHGAPPILVVGGAHDPATPLSWARGLAASIDGSALLTRTDDGHTGLLNSACARAAEVDYLVSGLTRGSRQLCR; encoded by the coding sequence ATGGACGTGCGCCGGATCTTGGTGGCCGTCGCGGTGGTCGTGCTCGTGGCGGCGGTACCGGCCGTCGCCGAAGCTTCTTCGCTGTCGTGGAAACCTTGTGCCACACAGCAAGAGGCGACGGCGGAATGCGCGTCGGTCGACGTGCCGATCGACCGCGCGCAACCCGCGCTGGGGTCGGCGCGGCTCGCGCTGACCCGGTTGCCCGCGCTCGACCCGGCCCACCGGATCGGCTCGCTGCTGGTGAACCCGGGCGGGCCGGGCGGCTCGGGGGTCGGGTTCGTGCAGTTCGGCGGCTTGGCCTCGCCGGACCTCGCCCGGCTGCGGCAGCGGTTCGACATCGTGGGCTTCGACCCGCGGGGAGACTGGTTCAGCACGCCGCGCATCACGTGTGATCCGTCGTTGTGGGATCCGGCGCTGAACCGGTTCCCGGCGTCCCGATCGGCGTTCGACGCGTTGGTGGCGCACAACCGCAAGGCGGGCGAGGACTGCCTGGCCCGCACCGGGCCGTTGCTGGCGAACGCGGACACGCAAAGCGCGGCCGAAGACATCGAGACGATCCGCGTCGCACTGGGCGAGCCGAAGATCTCGTGGCTCGGTCTCTCGTACGGCACCGAGCTGGGCGCGGTCTACGCGTCGAAGCACCCGGACCGCGTGCGGGCGATGGTGCTCGACGGCGCCGTCGACCACGCCCGCCCGTTGCGTCAGGCGATCCTCGAAGAGGCCGCGGCGACCGAGGACGCGCTGGTCCGGTTCGCGGACTGGTGCCGCGGCTCGGCCGAGTGCGCCCTGCGTGGGCGGGACGTCCTCGGGTTCTACGACGACGTCGTGGCCCGGGCGGCGCGGGGCGCGATCTGGTCGAGCGACCTGGGCGGGAAGGCGACGGCCGACGAGATCTCGGCGGGGGTCTACAACCACCTCTACGTCCGGGACGAATGGCCCGCGCTGGGCCGGGCGCTGGCCGCCGCCGGCGGGGAGTTCCCCGACGCCAAGGGGCTGACCGAGCGGAACCAGTTCCGGTCCCCGATCTACGGGGCGTACCGGGCGATCGGCTGCCACGACTTCCCGTCGCCGTTCACCGGGCCGGCGGACATGGCCGCGATGGCCGGGCTGCTCCGCGTGGTGGCCCCGCACAGCTGGCGGTACTCCGAGTACTGGGACTTCACGAGCGGCTGCACCGGCTGGCCGGTCCCGCCGAAGAACCCGCCGCAACCGCACCCGGTCCACGGCGCCCCGCCGATCCTGGTGGTCGGCGGCGCCCACGACCCGGCGACCCCGCTGTCCTGGGCCCGCGGCCTGGCGGCGAGCATCGACGGTTCGGCCCTGCTCACCCGCACCGACGACGGCCACACGGGCCTGCTCAACTCGGCCTGTGCCCGGGCGGCCGAGGTGGACTACCTGGTGAGCGGGCTCACACGGGGTTCTCGCCAACTCTGCCGCTGA
- a CDS encoding DUF4097 family beta strand repeat-containing protein, giving the protein MARPLLALGGIVLIGVGLATAFGWGWGSDFENSNTLSQTIRSVKLEGDSGAVKIRTGSGPSTVHQSVNYHWRGKPGDTFYRVDGDQLVLTDCGNNCSVDFEVVVPEGVPVSGRLDSGGLDVRGVASVDVQADSGHAKVEDVPGLVKLRLESGGIDLENVGEVQVHASSGSIEGKGVRGPVDVTSESGSVEFSLEQANNVKVKAESGSVEVTVPGGPYRVVGTSDSGHRDIDVPTDGSASHTLDLTTESGSVTVRAA; this is encoded by the coding sequence ATGGCGCGCCCGCTATTGGCTCTGGGTGGCATCGTCCTGATCGGCGTCGGGCTGGCGACCGCGTTCGGCTGGGGCTGGGGATCGGACTTCGAGAACAGCAACACCCTGTCGCAGACGATCCGCAGCGTGAAGCTGGAAGGCGACTCGGGCGCGGTGAAGATCCGCACCGGCTCGGGGCCGTCGACCGTGCACCAGTCGGTGAACTACCACTGGCGGGGCAAGCCGGGCGACACGTTCTACCGCGTCGACGGCGACCAGCTCGTGCTCACCGACTGCGGCAACAACTGCTCGGTCGACTTCGAAGTCGTCGTGCCGGAAGGCGTGCCGGTCAGCGGCAGGCTGGACTCCGGCGGGCTGGACGTCCGCGGGGTGGCCAGTGTGGACGTTCAGGCCGACTCCGGGCACGCCAAGGTCGAAGACGTGCCGGGCCTGGTGAAGCTGCGGCTGGAAAGCGGCGGGATCGACCTGGAAAACGTCGGCGAGGTCCAGGTGCACGCCAGTTCCGGCAGCATCGAGGGCAAGGGCGTGCGCGGCCCGGTCGACGTGACGTCCGAGAGCGGCAGCGTCGAGTTTTCGCTGGAGCAGGCGAACAACGTGAAGGTGAAGGCCGAGAGCGGCAGCGTCGAGGTCACCGTGCCGGGCGGGCCGTACCGCGTGGTCGGCACCAGCGACAGCGGGCACCGCGACATCGACGTCCCGACCGACGGATCCGCGTCGCACACGCTCGACCTCACGACCGAAAGCGGCAGCGTCACGGTCCGCGCGGCCTGA
- a CDS encoding DMT family transporter gives MGAYLLLALAIAAEVSATISLKLSEGFSKLGPSIVVVLGYAVAFVALSYVLKMGLPIGVAYAIWAAAGVALVAIAGVVFLKEPVNAAMIAGLALVIGGVVLIELGSAST, from the coding sequence ATGGGTGCGTACCTTCTCCTCGCGCTGGCGATCGCCGCCGAGGTCTCCGCGACGATCTCGCTGAAGCTCTCCGAGGGCTTCTCGAAGCTCGGCCCGTCGATCGTCGTGGTGCTCGGGTACGCCGTCGCGTTCGTCGCCCTGTCGTACGTGCTCAAGATGGGGCTGCCGATCGGCGTCGCCTACGCGATCTGGGCCGCGGCCGGCGTCGCGCTGGTCGCGATCGCCGGCGTCGTGTTCCTCAAGGAGCCCGTCAACGCGGCCATGATCGCCGGGCTGGCGCTGGTCATCGGCGGTGTCGTGCTGATCGAACTCGGGAGTGCTTCGACGTGA
- a CDS encoding GNAT family N-acetyltransferase, whose amino-acid sequence MRTFGEYELDDDRARLDLDVVWKFLSTEAYWGRWRTRSQVEAAIAGSWRIVAAYRGDEQVGFARAFSDGVGSAYLADVFVVDSARGTGLGKELVREMIDNGPGAGFRWMLHTADAHGLYRQFGFGEHTKGRYLEREGVNREALR is encoded by the coding sequence ATGCGGACCTTCGGTGAGTACGAGCTGGACGACGACCGGGCACGGCTGGACCTCGACGTGGTGTGGAAGTTCCTCTCCACCGAGGCCTACTGGGGTCGCTGGCGCACCCGCTCGCAGGTCGAGGCCGCCATCGCCGGCTCGTGGCGGATCGTCGCCGCCTACCGCGGAGATGAGCAGGTCGGCTTCGCGCGGGCCTTTTCCGACGGCGTCGGCTCGGCGTACCTGGCCGACGTCTTCGTGGTCGACTCCGCGCGGGGCACCGGGCTCGGCAAGGAACTCGTCCGGGAGATGATCGACAACGGGCCTGGCGCCGGCTTCCGCTGGATGCTGCACACCGCCGACGCGCACGGGCTGTACCGCCAGTTCGGCTTCGGCGAGCACACGAAGGGCCGTTACCTGGAACGCGAAGGCGTCAACCGGGAAGCCCTGCGCTGA
- a CDS encoding cation diffusion facilitator family transporter, translated as MTEESENSGGESTLTVLLAGGVNLAIAVMKLIAGIITGSGAMLSEAAHSVADTFTEVLLLTALKRSDRPADRVHPFGYGKERYFWSLLAAVSIFASGSMFALYEGVSTLLGHGEAQSTSILSYLVLAVAFLLEGTSWVQAVRQTVRESKAENRSFWTYLRLIDDPTPKTVLFEDSAALIGLLVAFAGIGLHQLTGSEVWDGVASIVIGVLLAFVAYLLGRTNRGLLIGRQANPEIVRGVRDHLSAAPEIEAVVDLQTMLMGTDQVLVCTRVDFDDSLSAGDLERACVRLASELTGSFNDVTEVFIEPVPRTDPELRATVLARYGDIAERWNTPNQ; from the coding sequence GTGACCGAGGAATCCGAGAACTCCGGTGGCGAAAGCACTCTGACCGTCCTGCTCGCCGGCGGGGTGAACCTGGCGATCGCCGTCATGAAGCTGATCGCGGGCATCATCACCGGCTCGGGCGCGATGCTCTCCGAAGCGGCCCACTCGGTGGCCGACACGTTCACCGAAGTCCTGCTGCTGACCGCGTTGAAACGTTCCGACCGCCCGGCCGACCGCGTGCACCCCTTCGGCTACGGCAAGGAGCGCTACTTCTGGTCGCTGCTCGCGGCGGTGTCGATCTTCGCGTCGGGCTCGATGTTCGCGCTCTACGAGGGCGTGTCGACACTGCTCGGCCACGGCGAAGCGCAGAGCACCTCGATCCTCAGTTACCTCGTGCTGGCGGTGGCGTTCCTGCTCGAGGGCACGTCGTGGGTGCAGGCGGTGCGCCAGACCGTGCGAGAGTCCAAGGCCGAAAACCGGTCGTTCTGGACGTACCTCCGCCTGATCGACGACCCGACGCCGAAGACCGTGCTGTTCGAGGACTCCGCCGCGCTGATCGGCCTGCTGGTCGCGTTCGCCGGCATCGGGCTGCACCAGCTCACCGGCTCGGAGGTCTGGGACGGCGTCGCATCGATCGTCATCGGCGTGCTGCTCGCCTTCGTCGCCTACCTGCTCGGGCGGACGAACCGCGGCCTGCTCATCGGCCGCCAGGCCAACCCGGAGATCGTCCGCGGCGTCCGCGACCACCTCTCGGCCGCGCCGGAGATCGAAGCGGTCGTGGACCTGCAGACCATGCTGATGGGCACCGACCAGGTCCTCGTCTGCACCCGCGTCGACTTCGACGACTCCCTGAGCGCCGGCGACCTCGAACGCGCGTGCGTCCGGCTCGCGAGCGAGCTGACCGGGTCGTTCAACGACGTCACCGAGGTGTTCATCGAGCCGGTGCCGCGGACGGATCCCGAGCTGCGCGCGACGGTGCTGGCGCGCTACGGCGACATCGCGGAGCGCTGGAACACCCCGAACCAGTGA
- a CDS encoding DUF742 domain-containing protein: MSEDRSTTTGRHALRTYIDDMDVRFPGAGAQDPVPAQRTLVRPYVLTRGRTQSRRHLAIEALVSTRAGAHWNGARLTGELRSVRTLCSRPRSVAEVAATLSVPLGVVRVLLDDMAEQGLVTIHDNRVNAEGRPAVALMERVLHGLRSL; the protein is encoded by the coding sequence ATGAGCGAGGACCGGAGCACGACGACCGGGCGACACGCTCTCCGCACCTACATCGACGACATGGACGTCCGCTTCCCCGGCGCCGGTGCCCAGGACCCCGTGCCCGCCCAGCGGACGCTCGTACGCCCGTACGTCCTGACCCGCGGCCGCACGCAGTCGCGCCGGCACCTGGCGATCGAAGCGCTCGTCTCGACGCGCGCCGGCGCCCACTGGAACGGTGCCCGGCTGACCGGCGAGCTCCGCTCGGTCCGCACGCTCTGCTCCCGCCCGCGCTCGGTCGCCGAGGTCGCGGCCACGCTGAGCGTGCCCCTCGGCGTCGTCCGCGTGCTGCTGGACGACATGGCCGAGCAGGGCCTGGTCACCATCCACGACAACCGGGTCAACGCCGAGGGCCGCCCGGCGGTGGCGCTGATGGAGCGCGTTCTGCACGGCTTGCGCAGCCTCTGA